The following proteins come from a genomic window of Deltaproteobacteria bacterium:
- a CDS encoding histidine kinase has protein sequence IIKNAMEAMPEGGCLAIKTYKNREATIEISDTGKGISQDASDKVFNPFFTTRKEGTGLGLSICHKIITAHQGTIFISSEGVNKGTNVVIRLPLVANQPT, from the coding sequence ATATTATCAAAAACGCCATGGAGGCAATGCCTGAAGGTGGTTGCCTCGCAATTAAGACTTACAAGAATCGAGAGGCTACTATTGAGATTAGCGATACTGGAAAAGGCATTTCGCAAGATGCCTCAGACAAGGTATTCAATCCCTTTTTCACCACAAGAAAAGAAGGCACAGGCTTGGGGCTTTCCATTTGTCATAAGATTATTACTGCCCATCAAGGTACAATTTTCATTAGTAGTGAAGGTGTAAACAAAGGCACTAATGTAGTCATTCGGTTGCCCCTTGTTGCCAACCAGCCGACATAA